From a single Paenibacillus sp. FSL R5-0345 genomic region:
- a CDS encoding carbohydrate binding domain-containing protein, translating to MKRNFTAALAAMLLVTGLLSPVGSMTASAAEALRANSPDSAATKVGSTAIDVLKAFTDVSPSHWAAGPLQRWSANGIISGYDDGSFRPGKEVTKAEFAAIMNRIFNYQEQSDKLPADVLATDWYKSDIAKGITAGYLSSDKNNNIYPSHALSRAEAALSLEKVFRFNTDKSSTAAFTDLNGVSDETAKAIAALSSAGFIKGYPGGLFKPEGGITRAELAQLADRMVSGLILKSGETSLGTVKGNVIINHADVVLKDTVIQGNLYLTEGIAEGNAKLEGVKVTGATFVRGGGEQSIGLHNTSLGPLQVAKPNDKVRIYASGSTTVGTVQLQSGAILEESSDLTGAGFGDLVINAVPHNIVLRGGFATVRSGDSAVSGSLLRISGTVASLTVGSSTQLTLENNAQVAALILTASAGGTAIQGSGSVTSIDNKADGVTIGGSPVKKGNTGKTTLPVATSSSSGNGGPAPNNDPWTLVWGDEFNEGTIDPTKWTYDLGDGSQFNNPGWGNNEKQWYTSDEKNAKVQDGNLVITARKEAVSGKEYTSSRLKTKGLFSKKYGKFEIRAKAPTGKGYWPAIWMLPENYEYGTWASSGELDIMEGWGSRPNTVAGTIHYGGEWPNNVYSGKEYVFPEGSTIEQFHTYSIEWEPGEIRWYVDGELFLTKNDWYSISNGQPANNAYPAPFNQEFHLLLNLAVGGNFDGDPTPETVFPKSMQVDYVRVYELTGREYREPMPITLDKEPYLEGSKLALPDGNLVYNKNFTEQVPGDDGMGIPNTSHWVLFKEPGADATVSTVPIGGQNFVKVNINNAGGNAYSVQPQAIVSVAKGRFYKLSFDAKTDVSRNISVKLTGGESRGFAAYSPALKAELTSEMTHYETMFQMKENSDIAARIEFNMGTNASPVWLGNVRLEEVDSIPFDHDGVKTPLGSGNHLYNGTFDLGEVNRMSYWHVETVNGATANANVNDKGKLKLQIGGSESGEVRLLQKGIQLIQGQDYELTFNAGVSSARTATVQLLGKDGSVHAQQSVSLDQGEQEIKAVFTNLAGTTDHEGQFVLLLNGAADTVILDNFELLRTSFYYDPSLVYYPLVNGEFNAGFNAWDRLLTEQGGQSNATAAEGTAKFNITNTGSQPYSVMLFQNNLKAASGIDYVLEFDASSTVARKIQVNVENASYQASFSKIVDLTPATNHYKFEFRQGSKDTLSLKFLLGKVEGVSIAQSHDIIIDNVKFEIKNAPAKPQELSSDSTNNRVSQPIELTFIDHEDWRKKIVAVKVNAVTLESEQYTIEPGKITIDAAVFPDEGSYAITVEADHYANGYVLQTILANDNNLVINGSFGSGKTGWSTWSGEGGVSAFDVKDGVAEILITSAGWEAWHTQFYQEAIPLEGGKTYEVSFKAKSTVPRQIILEYSKTSAASVQAKFDITADWATYTAQFTVSNSNPLQLNYLIGKTLGADPAANTTPHTISFDDIVVREVQGGPPVTPPSGKLDNGNFGVDSKGWSQYFDGTGSATVKEGEFAIDLTGTGQAAYSAQVDYENLKLVQGKTYTLKFKARSSVNRNIQVAVEHKGGDYTKYMEAELIALTQNMKEFSYTFTMNGSTDAGAHLVFLLGLIDGNSSETNSEISAGSTIYLDDVSLIEG from the coding sequence ATGAAGAGGAATTTCACGGCAGCATTAGCTGCTATGCTCCTTGTCACCGGGCTGCTATCACCGGTTGGGAGCATGACTGCTTCAGCGGCAGAGGCATTAAGGGCAAACTCACCTGATTCAGCGGCAACGAAAGTGGGAAGTACAGCAATCGATGTGTTGAAAGCGTTTACGGATGTATCTCCAAGCCATTGGGCTGCAGGTCCATTACAGCGTTGGAGCGCAAATGGGATTATAAGTGGATATGACGATGGGTCGTTTCGACCGGGTAAGGAAGTCACAAAGGCAGAGTTCGCGGCTATTATGAATCGTATATTTAATTATCAGGAGCAATCGGATAAGCTTCCAGCGGATGTGCTGGCTACAGACTGGTATAAGAGTGATATTGCCAAAGGGATTACAGCTGGATATTTAAGCAGTGATAAGAATAACAATATTTATCCTTCACATGCGCTTTCGCGTGCTGAGGCGGCACTATCCTTGGAGAAAGTGTTTCGTTTCAATACGGACAAAAGTAGCACAGCAGCATTCACTGATTTGAACGGAGTCAGTGATGAAACTGCGAAAGCGATAGCAGCGCTATCTAGTGCTGGCTTTATTAAAGGTTATCCTGGAGGTTTGTTTAAGCCTGAGGGCGGAATTACACGTGCAGAGCTTGCTCAGCTTGCTGATCGAATGGTTTCGGGACTCATCTTAAAATCTGGAGAGACTTCGCTTGGAACAGTAAAGGGCAATGTAATCATTAATCATGCCGATGTGGTTCTTAAAGATACTGTCATCCAAGGCAATCTTTATTTAACGGAGGGGATTGCCGAAGGGAATGCGAAGCTTGAAGGTGTAAAGGTAACAGGAGCTACGTTTGTACGAGGTGGCGGCGAGCAGAGTATTGGTTTACACAATACTTCTCTTGGACCGCTCCAAGTAGCCAAGCCTAATGACAAGGTGCGAATTTATGCCAGCGGGTCAACAACTGTGGGTACTGTGCAGCTGCAATCCGGAGCTATCTTGGAAGAGAGCAGCGATCTTACGGGGGCAGGCTTTGGAGATCTTGTAATAAACGCTGTCCCTCACAATATCGTACTTCGCGGGGGATTTGCCACGGTTCGCTCGGGAGACTCAGCAGTCAGCGGTTCTTTGCTAAGAATCTCAGGAACTGTTGCCAGTCTTACGGTGGGCAGTTCAACGCAATTGACTCTGGAGAACAATGCACAGGTGGCCGCTTTAATCCTGACTGCGAGTGCTGGAGGCACTGCGATTCAAGGCAGCGGAAGCGTAACCTCAATAGATAACAAGGCCGATGGAGTAACGATTGGCGGTTCGCCAGTGAAAAAAGGAAACACTGGTAAAACGACGCTGCCAGTAGCAACTTCAAGCAGTTCTGGTAATGGAGGTCCAGCACCAAATAACGATCCATGGACGCTGGTTTGGGGAGATGAATTCAATGAAGGGACCATTGATCCTACGAAATGGACCTATGACCTTGGAGACGGCTCACAATTTAACAATCCAGGTTGGGGCAACAACGAGAAGCAATGGTATACAAGTGATGAGAAGAACGCAAAGGTACAGGATGGTAATCTAGTGATTACCGCACGTAAAGAAGCAGTAAGTGGCAAGGAGTACACTTCTTCGCGACTTAAAACGAAAGGCTTGTTCAGCAAGAAATATGGTAAATTTGAGATTCGGGCAAAAGCACCTACCGGAAAAGGATACTGGCCGGCGATTTGGATGCTGCCGGAGAACTACGAATACGGGACTTGGGCTTCCTCTGGAGAGCTTGATATTATGGAGGGTTGGGGCAGCCGTCCTAATACGGTAGCAGGCACTATTCATTACGGCGGCGAATGGCCTAACAATGTGTACTCTGGTAAAGAGTATGTGTTCCCGGAAGGCTCCACGATAGAACAATTCCATACGTACTCCATTGAGTGGGAACCGGGAGAAATTCGCTGGTATGTAGATGGTGAACTGTTCTTAACCAAAAATGACTGGTACAGCATCAGCAATGGCCAGCCTGCGAATAATGCTTATCCAGCACCGTTCAATCAGGAGTTCCACCTGCTGTTAAATCTGGCTGTTGGCGGCAACTTTGATGGTGATCCAACACCAGAAACCGTGTTTCCAAAATCAATGCAGGTTGATTATGTCAGAGTCTATGAACTGACAGGCCGTGAGTATCGTGAGCCGATGCCAATAACACTGGACAAGGAACCTTACTTGGAAGGCTCAAAGCTAGCACTTCCTGACGGCAACCTTGTCTATAACAAAAACTTCACGGAGCAGGTTCCAGGAGATGATGGGATGGGCATACCGAATACTTCACACTGGGTTTTGTTTAAAGAACCTGGTGCTGATGCTACAGTCTCCACGGTACCGATAGGGGGACAAAACTTCGTAAAGGTAAATATCAATAATGCTGGAGGAAATGCCTACTCCGTACAACCTCAAGCAATCGTATCCGTTGCTAAAGGCAGATTCTATAAGCTCAGCTTTGATGCGAAAACTGACGTATCACGTAATATTAGCGTTAAATTAACGGGGGGAGAATCACGTGGCTTTGCCGCTTATTCTCCAGCGCTTAAGGCAGAGCTGACTTCTGAAATGACTCATTACGAAACAATGTTTCAGATGAAGGAAAACTCTGATATTGCAGCACGAATAGAGTTCAACATGGGTACTAACGCTTCACCCGTTTGGTTAGGGAATGTTCGTCTGGAAGAAGTAGATAGTATTCCTTTTGATCATGATGGTGTGAAGACACCGCTCGGTAGCGGTAATCATCTGTACAATGGTACTTTTGATCTTGGAGAGGTAAATCGGATGAGCTATTGGCACGTAGAAACAGTCAATGGTGCAACGGCTAATGCTAATGTAAATGACAAAGGCAAGCTGAAACTACAGATTGGCGGTAGTGAAAGTGGTGAAGTTCGATTGCTTCAGAAGGGAATCCAGCTCATACAAGGTCAAGATTATGAACTTACTTTTAATGCTGGTGTATCCTCCGCTCGTACAGCCACAGTTCAGCTACTTGGAAAAGACGGCAGCGTACATGCGCAGCAATCGGTTAGCTTAGATCAAGGTGAACAAGAAATTAAAGCTGTCTTCACTAATCTTGCAGGTACAACAGACCATGAGGGACAATTCGTATTACTTCTGAATGGTGCTGCGGATACAGTCATCTTGGATAACTTCGAATTGCTGCGCACGAGCTTTTATTATGATCCATCGCTTGTCTACTACCCGCTGGTGAATGGGGAATTCAACGCCGGATTTAATGCCTGGGACCGCCTATTGACAGAACAGGGTGGACAGAGCAATGCTACCGCGGCAGAGGGTACAGCGAAATTTAACATTACGAACACAGGTAGTCAGCCATACTCCGTGATGTTATTTCAAAATAATTTGAAAGCTGCCAGTGGAATAGATTATGTGCTAGAGTTTGACGCCAGCTCAACTGTAGCCCGGAAAATCCAAGTGAATGTTGAGAATGCGTCTTATCAGGCTTCGTTTTCAAAAATTGTAGATCTTACACCAGCAACGAATCATTACAAATTCGAATTCCGTCAAGGCAGCAAGGACACCCTGTCTCTAAAATTTCTGCTTGGTAAAGTGGAGGGTGTTAGTATTGCCCAAAGCCATGATATTATCATCGATAATGTGAAATTTGAAATTAAAAATGCACCTGCCAAACCTCAGGAATTAAGTAGCGACAGTACGAATAATAGAGTGTCGCAGCCGATTGAGCTAACCTTCATAGACCATGAGGATTGGAGAAAGAAAATTGTTGCAGTGAAGGTTAATGCTGTAACTCTTGAATCTGAACAATACACCATTGAGCCTGGGAAAATCACCATCGATGCAGCAGTATTTCCAGACGAGGGCAGCTATGCAATCACAGTAGAAGCTGACCATTACGCAAATGGATATGTGCTTCAGACAATACTTGCTAACGATAACAATCTAGTCATAAATGGCTCGTTCGGCAGTGGGAAGACGGGTTGGTCTACATGGTCTGGAGAAGGCGGTGTTTCTGCGTTTGATGTGAAGGATGGCGTGGCAGAAATCTTGATTACGTCGGCAGGATGGGAGGCGTGGCATACACAATTTTACCAAGAGGCTATCCCACTGGAAGGAGGAAAAACGTATGAGGTGAGCTTTAAGGCGAAATCAACGGTTCCGCGGCAGATCATCCTAGAATACTCCAAAACTTCTGCAGCTTCCGTTCAGGCTAAGTTTGATATTACTGCCGATTGGGCCACTTATACAGCACAATTCACGGTATCGAACAGCAATCCGTTGCAGCTGAATTATCTGATCGGCAAAACGCTGGGCGCTGATCCTGCGGCTAACACTACGCCCCACACGATTTCTTTTGACGATATAGTGGTACGGGAGGTACAAGGTGGTCCGCCGGTGACGCCGCCAAGCGGCAAGCTGGACAATGGAAACTTTGGTGTGGATTCCAAAGGGTGGAGCCAGTATTTTGATGGAACTGGATCTGCTACTGTAAAAGAAGGGGAATTTGCAATAGACCTGACAGGCACAGGGCAAGCTGCCTATAGCGCACAAGTGGATTACGAAAATCTGAAGCTTGTTCAGGGAAAGACGTACACCTTGAAGTTTAAGGCCCGTTCTAGTGTAAACCGCAATATTCAGGTAGCTGTGGAGCATAAAGGCGGGGACTACACTAAATATATGGAAGCGGAGCTTATAGCTCTGACTCAGAACATGAAAGAATTCAGCTATACATTTACCATGAACGGTTCGACAGACGCAGGGGCTCATCTGGTATTTTTACTTGGGCTTATTGACGGGAACAGTTCGGAGACGAATAGTGAAATTAGTGCGGGCAGCACGATTTATTTGGATGATGTAAGCTTAATCGAAGGTTAA
- a CDS encoding S-layer homology domain-containing protein codes for MNPSKTSLTIDLNHFSQYVVLSFQSSYRDVPESHWAYKTIQELSAKQIVKGQSEAMFNPSGSITRAEYAALLSRALFLTASRPTSFKDVVTGSWYEEAVNATFEAGIIQGVSEDRFDPNQQITREEMATMLVRAYAYRTGVKPEASTFHVTNDSSKVSSWAVTYVQGALEAKLLSGHQDSNFLPQAMTTRAEAAQSISNLLAKF; via the coding sequence ATGAATCCGTCCAAAACCAGTCTTACCATAGATTTGAACCATTTTAGCCAATACGTTGTTCTTTCGTTCCAAAGCAGCTATCGTGATGTACCTGAGAGTCACTGGGCATACAAGACTATTCAAGAATTATCTGCTAAACAAATCGTGAAGGGACAATCTGAAGCTATGTTTAACCCATCGGGTTCCATCACAAGAGCAGAATATGCAGCTCTCCTCAGCAGAGCGCTTTTCTTAACTGCGAGTCGTCCGACTTCATTCAAAGATGTAGTCACTGGATCGTGGTATGAAGAGGCGGTCAATGCAACCTTTGAAGCAGGCATTATTCAAGGCGTATCCGAGGATCGTTTTGACCCGAATCAACAGATTACCCGCGAGGAAATGGCGACTATGCTGGTAAGAGCTTATGCATATCGTACGGGCGTTAAGCCGGAAGCAAGCACATTCCATGTGACTAATGACAGCTCTAAAGTTAGTTCTTGGGCAGTAACCTATGTACAAGGTGCGCTAGAAGCTAAGCTTCTGTCGGGTCATCAGGATAGTAACTTCCTTCCACAGGCGATGACAACCCGTGCCGAGGCAGCTCAGAGTATTTCAAATCTACTAGCAAAATTCTAG
- a CDS encoding LacI family DNA-binding transcriptional regulator, translating to MNIKMIAEMAGVSVSTVSKIMNNYSDVSEKTKQRVLEIIEQTGYSPSNSAKTLATKKSNLIGVIFAGELNVEFTHPFFVEVLNSFKKQMGVLGYDLIFFSNEKFISSGDYFARAVHFNVDGCVIISGQKMEPTIHDLDMSSIPCIGVDLELKGKKSGFVMSDNFQISSKVVEHFYLLGYRELGFIGSAADSEISNLREAGYTKAIESFGLPLNRRWFVHGDDFFEPSGYDAMQQLIQSGSLPKAIFAASDLLALGAIRALKEHDLRVPEDIAIIGCDDIEACKYTTPRLSTIRQNKQRLGILAAHMLYDLINNQSGGGSFVVEPVLVVRESCGSQMKS from the coding sequence ATGAATATCAAAATGATTGCCGAAATGGCAGGCGTTTCTGTCTCGACTGTTTCGAAAATTATGAATAATTACAGCGATGTTTCGGAAAAGACCAAACAACGAGTCCTGGAGATCATCGAGCAAACAGGATATTCACCATCCAACTCCGCCAAAACACTTGCAACCAAGAAATCGAATCTGATCGGTGTGATTTTCGCTGGTGAGCTTAATGTAGAATTTACGCATCCTTTTTTCGTTGAGGTATTAAATTCCTTCAAGAAACAAATGGGTGTACTAGGATACGATCTCATATTCTTTTCCAACGAAAAATTTATTAGCAGCGGAGATTACTTCGCGCGTGCTGTTCATTTTAATGTAGATGGCTGTGTCATTATATCCGGACAGAAGATGGAGCCGACGATCCACGATCTGGATATGAGCAGTATTCCTTGTATCGGGGTAGATCTCGAACTAAAAGGGAAGAAATCAGGCTTTGTTATGTCAGATAACTTCCAAATATCCTCTAAGGTCGTGGAGCATTTTTACCTTCTGGGTTATAGGGAGCTTGGTTTTATAGGAAGTGCCGCGGATTCAGAAATTTCTAATCTACGAGAAGCAGGATATACCAAAGCTATCGAAAGTTTCGGTCTCCCCTTGAACCGGCGTTGGTTTGTACATGGCGACGATTTCTTTGAGCCCAGCGGTTATGATGCTATGCAACAATTAATACAAAGTGGCAGTTTACCAAAGGCCATTTTTGCTGCCTCTGATTTGCTGGCTTTAGGAGCCATCCGTGCATTAAAAGAACATGACCTCCGTGTCCCTGAGGACATCGCCATCATCGGCTGTGATGACATCGAAGCCTGCAAATATACTACACCAAGACTGTCTACCATCCGTCAGAACAAACAACGACTTGGTATCCTCGCTGCCCATATGCTCTATGACTTGATTAACAATCAGTCAGGTGGCGGTTCATTTGTTGTGGAGCCAGTACTTGTTGTGCGCGAGTCCTGCGGAAGCCAAATGAAATCTTAA
- a CDS encoding ketoacyl-ACP synthase III, protein MTGAKITAIGTYVPAKRLTNADLEQMVDTNNEWIVGRTGIRERRISRQDEYTSDLCVAAVQDLMKRYGKNVENVDMVLVATSTPDFSFPSVASLIQDRLNIPQTAGAMDLSAACAGFVYALHTAHSYVASGMHRKVLVIGADTISKITDYTDRSTCILFGDGAGAVLVESDKQSTGFLGFQLASDGGGAHHVYRTGLAHTVNHIELVDTQMLVQNGREVFRWAVRTVPLGVQQLLEKAEVALEQVDWFIPHSANMRMIEPICERLNYPMEQVLHSLVNFGNTSAATIPLALDLGIREGKVKNGQKILMYGFGAGLTQAGQLVELNLDERVGEPTLL, encoded by the coding sequence ATGACAGGTGCAAAAATTACAGCTATCGGAACTTATGTCCCGGCAAAAAGACTGACGAATGCTGATCTTGAGCAGATGGTGGATACTAATAATGAGTGGATTGTGGGACGGACTGGAATCCGTGAACGCAGAATTAGTCGGCAGGATGAATACACAAGCGATTTATGTGTAGCTGCAGTACAGGATTTAATGAAACGTTATGGAAAAAACGTTGAGAATGTGGATATGGTCCTTGTAGCTACTAGTACACCTGATTTTTCCTTTCCCTCAGTAGCTTCTTTGATTCAAGACCGCTTAAATATTCCGCAGACTGCTGGAGCAATGGATTTGAGCGCAGCGTGTGCGGGTTTTGTATATGCACTTCATACGGCTCATAGCTATGTTGCTTCAGGGATGCACCGTAAGGTTCTAGTGATTGGTGCGGATACAATCTCCAAGATTACAGATTATACTGATCGCAGTACATGTATCCTTTTTGGTGATGGGGCTGGTGCAGTACTTGTGGAGAGTGATAAGCAATCAACGGGCTTTTTGGGCTTTCAGCTAGCCAGTGATGGCGGTGGTGCGCATCATGTATATCGCACGGGTCTAGCCCATACGGTGAACCATATTGAACTAGTAGATACACAGATGCTGGTACAGAACGGGCGCGAGGTATTTCGCTGGGCGGTCAGAACCGTTCCTCTCGGTGTACAGCAGTTGCTTGAAAAAGCAGAAGTGGCTCTGGAGCAAGTTGATTGGTTTATTCCGCACAGCGCCAATATGCGAATGATTGAGCCGATTTGCGAACGATTGAACTATCCGATGGAGCAGGTGCTGCACAGTCTTGTGAATTTTGGCAATACTTCTGCCGCAACGATTCCCTTAGCTCTTGATTTGGGTATACGTGAAGGTAAAGTAAAGAACGGGCAAAAGATTTTGATGTATGGCTTTGGTGCGGGGCTGACACAGGCCGGCCAACTGGTAGAACTAAACCTGGATGAACGGGTAGGGGAGCCGACTTTATTGTAA
- a CDS encoding MATE family efflux transporter — protein MKKERQGFGLWVLAWPIFIEVFLQTLLGTVDTLMVSRISDDAVAVVGISNQLFGALTTLFTTFAGGAGILIAQRMGSKRFSEARTIAIMGVSVSLILGIVVSIILFFYAGPIAGILNISPELISLSNVYIAYVGGGLFLVGMIASLGTAIRNTGNTRGPMYTGIIINVIHIILNYIFIFGMFGLPQLGLAGIAISSIISRLVGVIMLYTMFRGSFEIKIRLRDFRIFNGKLFKEIIKIAWPLGINSSCWVFSQLIVYSFLAALGAEALAARTYLNTLESFCFTLGYAIALAGQIQIAHLFGAGKLKEAYRSAYRTLYIGLAIVTANMLLLFLFGRNLLGYFTSDPRIIAIGISLLALNLLLQPCKMLNMAMGNALNAIGDTRYTMYTSIVSMSIIGVGCSYWFGISLGWGLTGIYCCMIADEFVRGMLVLMRWKGRKVLRQADILKSEENASIHSGSKRRAFLSI, from the coding sequence GTGAAAAAAGAAAGACAGGGCTTTGGACTATGGGTATTGGCTTGGCCTATATTTATAGAGGTGTTTCTTCAGACCCTGCTAGGTACGGTGGATACGCTAATGGTCAGCCGTATTTCTGATGATGCAGTCGCCGTAGTCGGCATTTCCAATCAATTGTTCGGTGCGTTGACCACACTTTTTACCACCTTTGCGGGCGGGGCGGGTATCCTGATCGCGCAAAGAATGGGTTCAAAACGTTTCAGCGAAGCGCGTACGATCGCAATTATGGGCGTATCGGTTAGTCTCATCCTTGGTATTGTCGTGAGCATCATCTTGTTCTTCTATGCGGGTCCAATAGCAGGGATTCTAAATATATCGCCTGAGCTAATATCACTGTCTAATGTCTATATCGCGTATGTCGGCGGCGGACTATTTTTGGTGGGGATGATTGCATCCCTTGGTACAGCGATTCGAAATACAGGAAATACCAGAGGGCCAATGTACACAGGGATCATCATAAATGTCATCCATATTATTCTGAACTATATCTTTATATTCGGGATGTTCGGTCTGCCACAGCTAGGGCTTGCGGGAATTGCGATCTCAAGTATTATCAGTAGACTGGTCGGAGTGATCATGCTGTATACCATGTTTAGAGGTTCCTTCGAGATTAAGATAAGACTTAGAGATTTCCGAATATTCAACGGCAAGCTATTCAAGGAAATTATAAAGATTGCTTGGCCACTTGGAATTAATTCTTCCTGCTGGGTGTTCTCTCAGCTAATTGTATATTCCTTTCTAGCCGCACTTGGAGCTGAAGCGTTAGCAGCACGGACTTATCTTAACACCTTAGAGTCCTTTTGCTTCACGTTAGGATATGCAATCGCTCTAGCCGGACAGATACAGATCGCGCATTTGTTCGGGGCAGGCAAATTGAAAGAGGCTTACCGTAGTGCGTATCGCACACTGTATATCGGGTTAGCCATTGTAACAGCCAACATGTTATTGCTATTTCTTTTCGGAAGGAATCTGCTAGGTTATTTCACTTCCGACCCGCGGATTATTGCTATTGGGATTTCCCTGCTGGCTCTAAATCTCTTACTGCAGCCTTGCAAAATGTTGAATATGGCCATGGGTAATGCATTGAACGCCATCGGTGATACCCGATATACGATGTATACTTCTATCGTTTCTATGTCCATTATTGGAGTGGGTTGTTCCTACTGGTTTGGCATTAGCTTAGGCTGGGGGCTCACGGGGATCTACTGCTGTATGATTGCTGATGAATTTGTGCGGGGGATGCTTGTTCTTATGCGCTGGAAAGGGAGAAAAGTTCTTCGTCAGGCGGATATTTTAAAAAGCGAAGAGAATGCCTCTATTCACAGCGGAAGTAAAAGAAGAGCCTTTCTTAGCATTTAA
- a CDS encoding helix-turn-helix transcriptional regulator: protein MNIFNFTVPPMLYYIVSGLHTFSPGHYHMSRHNINVFDLLVVKQGCLYMNEGGLTFQVRAGQALLLRPDSHHFSTDSCKEYTSYYWLHFQTVGDWNISEATAATPDTEHTRVEHSLHSDEFNIRTFTLQLPQYTTLLQPSKMEELLSQLNQLAPNSHLSDTPFQQQLLFQEVLQQLSASLSHERPSPSKLCAEQAASYLRSHFREHITAQQLGESLNFHPVYIARCMKKEYGCAPMDYLLHYRIQQSKLLLMQTSYTIARIAEEVGFNQAPYFSSSFVRIEGTTPREFRQRFS from the coding sequence ATGAACATTTTTAACTTTACCGTCCCGCCAATGCTCTACTATATCGTAAGTGGATTGCACACCTTCTCACCAGGGCATTACCACATGAGCCGCCACAATATCAATGTATTTGACTTGCTTGTAGTTAAACAGGGCTGCCTATATATGAATGAAGGAGGCCTCACCTTTCAGGTACGCGCAGGTCAGGCACTGCTTCTTCGTCCAGATAGCCATCATTTCAGTACGGACAGCTGTAAGGAGTACACCTCTTATTATTGGCTTCATTTTCAGACCGTCGGCGATTGGAATATTTCCGAGGCTACAGCTGCAACTCCAGACACAGAACACACCAGAGTGGAGCATTCTCTTCATTCTGACGAATTTAATATACGCACTTTCACCTTACAGCTGCCTCAATATACCACGCTGCTGCAACCATCCAAGATGGAAGAACTGCTCTCGCAGCTGAATCAATTAGCGCCTAATTCCCATTTGAGCGATACTCCATTTCAGCAGCAGTTGCTCTTCCAAGAGGTTCTCCAGCAATTATCCGCCTCTCTGAGCCATGAGCGCCCCTCTCCCTCCAAACTGTGTGCAGAGCAAGCTGCCTCCTATCTGCGAAGTCATTTCCGTGAACACATCACTGCACAGCAGTTAGGAGAAAGCTTAAACTTTCATCCGGTATATATCGCTCGCTGCATGAAAAAGGAGTATGGCTGTGCACCGATGGATTATCTGCTGCACTACCGGATTCAGCAGAGTAAGCTACTGCTGATGCAGACCAGTTATACGATTGCCCGGATCGCTGAGGAAGTCGGCTTCAATCAAGCCCCTTACTTCAGCTCCAGCTTCGTCCGCATTGAGGGAACCACTCCGCGGGAGTTCCGCCAGCGCTTCTCGTAG